In Malus sylvestris chromosome 2, drMalSylv7.2, whole genome shotgun sequence, the genomic stretch ATTGAAAAACTATTGGATCAGACACATTGCTGGGAATTCGTCAGAGACAAAGGAAAAAAGGCTGAGTTAAATCCAATGATAGGAACCAATCGGATAAGTATATAGACGATGAAGATCGACGATCGGCGAAGAAGCCCACTTTTAACATAAAATTCATCCATGAAGGATGAGAAATTCGGAAAATAAGAGAAATGATGGAAAGGGTCATAAGAAATCTGACTCCTATTACCCTGAGATGGACTCCATGTCAACTTCTTCAAATCGAGTAAAAGAAAAGGTAATCTGAACTACATGCAGTTCGATTCCCTTCTAGGTATGTAGGTAGTCCACTCCGGACTCAATAGTAATGTCGTCGTCTGTGCGAAGACAAGTCCATGGAGAACTCATCTCCCAACACCTCACCATAAGCTTATCGTTAAAAGTTATCCCTGATGTAATTATTTACATTATatcatatttttcttaaaaCTACACCAGTGATTTGATTTTCCTCCCCAGAAGTATAGGTAATCCTTCTCGGATTCAATCATATCTCCTTAAACAATTCGTCCTACTTTTACCATGAGAAGGAAATTTTAGTTGTCTtaatatctattttttttttctttcttttttgtgatGCAAGGAGTACCTCACTCGTCCCAAACAAAGCATATACTTTGAAAACTTCACACAAATGCAAGTCTAAAATTCAAAATAGTACTATCAGAGGAATCTTTCTTAGCTCATTCCATGTTAAACAGATGTTAGCTTGGGAGACTTAAACAGTCGCGGGCTATGGGCATGAGCACATGGCACCCTGACTCGAAAGTCTAACTCACCATCCGGCCTCCGGAAAGTTTATACAACTAGTAAAGTTGTGGGTTATAACATTCAAACCTAGGCTCTATGCTATTGAAAGGAATAGTCGAAAGGGCGACCTAGGAATTATCAGAAGGTGGTTCTGAACTCCGACCCTAAGTACGACTACTTCTATCCTTGACCAACGTACTAAGGTCTGATGCTAACAAAAGGATTCAAAAAGTATTTTCAATCCACATGTCGACGAccaagtttccaaaaaaaatttgtttaagCTTCACTGGAGATGGACACATGATCTAGTCTAAGAAAGAAATCATTTCCTAGTACTACATTACAATTACTGAAATTCTTGATCCAAGAACTAAGGTGAGGTAAAAAGTTGTTATTGATTTGTTTCTTGTAGGTTGTTAGAAAATTTTAAGTTCGATAAATGAATTGATAAGCATGGAGGGAAAGATTCTTCATGGGTTTAAGGTTTAATTCCTGGTATCGGAGTATGGTGGTGTTATGGATATCGCGATGAGAATACTTTATGGATTCTAAGTTTGAAAGGAAATGTTACTCCGCATCAACATTACCAATGAGGTTTTTGAGCTCTGTCCCAAGCCCACAAACTAACTTGTATCATGCTCCGTTGCTTATTTTATTTCTACAAGTTCATTTACTTTGGAATGATTTATCGGATTTAGGAAAAAAGGTGCAAGACAAAGTAAAAAGATCACGTATGCACATGTTTATTATCAAAGTCTCAGTAAAAGGGTTCAGATAGGTACAATAGTTTGAGGGAGACAAGCCCTCACCCCtagcaaaaagaaaatttttgaagaatccttggcaagagtccTTGGTGCTGATGGAGATATTACTACATAATAGATTACGTGTTATACCCATCTTGCTACTTTTCGAGCAAGATACTACATTGAGGGTGAGTATTATGATGGAGGCTCGTCGTTGCCATCGTCTACAAGCagaggatgaggaagaaagagTTGACAAAGAACCCTCTGAAGAATGTCAACACTTTGCAGAGATTCCACCCATACACAAGAACTGCATGGAAGGTGTTACGAGGGGATGAATTTTATGAAACAATTGCAAGAAGCGAAGGATACTAGCATGGAATAATGGCTAAATTGGGAATTACTTAGCTTCGTGATAGAGATTATTAAGGAAAAAGAATATTTTTGGTTTAAGGATTTCGAACATCGAAATATCAGAAAGGAAACTGGATGAGGAAATAAAGCTTTTGGTGGAACATAGAGGTTCCATGATGTAAAAGTGAAAATGGCTATAGAAGTCTCAAGTGGGAGTGGTGATTTAAAGGCAAGTCACTAGAGGATCTCATCATTGAATCTAAAAAGGTTTTCATCTTGAGATTAACACATATGAGGATCAAAGCCACTTGAAGAAATGTGCGATTGATTTTTGTGAAGCGTGCACACGAAATGGAGGCATCTGTCATCATTACGGTTGATTTTGCACGATTTTAAAGGTTGCAAGATAGAAATGAAAGCTACTCAACTGCCCCACTTTAATACCAAGAGTCGGATCAACACATATAGATAAAAGACTAAACGGTACGTATTCCAGCTTACTCCGAAAGACATAGTCTTTAGATAACTATCCATCATGGATTCACCAACTTTGGTCAGAGTAAGACTGATCTGAATACAATGACCTTAGAAGTTCAATCATGGATTCACCAGCTCTAGTCGAAGTTAGATCAGAATGAGTAGTGGTGCTACCATTATCCTATTATGGGGCGATAGGTGGAGCCTTAACGACTCCACTAAATAACCATGCTTGTTCCGCAAACACGCGATCTAATCTGGATATGGACACAATTAGATCCTTTAAGTCTTGGAGTTCCTGCAATCTAAGAATTGGTGTGCATTGCAAGTAATTATAACTCATATGCAATATCTACTTTAGATATCCTTTAGGATTCTCCCAACTTAGAATAAGGATTCTATCTTAAAAATGCATGTCTCCTTAAAGTATAAATGCAGTTATCTAGGGTTCATCTTTGGTAGTGCAGTCTAAACACTTAAATTCTCTTACCCACTACTTGAGTTTAAAATTATTCACTAACTTGACCGTCAGAGAGTCTTTGGTCGACATACCCTCCCCCCTTCCCCCGGTCTTAGGCTTGTTCACAGTTGTTTACTATTTTGCAGGTAGTCGAGTTCGAACACTTCCTCTACACTTGGTCGGTGCACAAATTTGGTTCTAACAAGGGTTAATTTGCTCTTGTTTGACAAAGATTTCAATGTCAACATATGTCGTTTGATGACTCGTCTGTCTTTGATGAGTCACATGCAATGTGTGCAATTTGGCAAGACCCTCTGTGTGAGCCACATGAGCCCTAATGAGTCAAAATTTAACTTGTTGGTGAACATTATTTCATCGAAATTCTGATGTTTGCAGGTATATTAGGGGGTTCCTATACCGCAAAAAAGATGATGCAAGAAAGAATAAACAAAGTCATGCGAGGATCAAAACATATACATTCTTAAAAGGAAGAATGAGAGCTTGATGTGAGGGTGGCAAGGTGGCACAACGATCTGAAAGATCATTCCCAGCTCTGAATATGCAGTTCCAAATGTTGACCCATTATAGATGCCTGAGTCATTGCATAGGACATTATTTCTTTGACCAAGCTAACTTGCTTATGGTCGATTAAGGGAATTTAGACTTGAACTAGTTAGAGGCTTATCATATAAGAGTTACACATGATTGAGGCTAACTCAAGTCAGAGTGTAGCTCATGTGCGTGACTCGTAAGCATGTAAAATCTACATTCCATCATGTATACAATAAATAACCCAATTTGTAAATCCCTCATTCGAACCTTGATTCAAAAGCCGTAAATCGTAAATCCCTAATTTGTTTTGTAAATATGAAATTGCTTACCTTAATAGCTTAAACGCCAAAGATAGAGCAAAGATGATTGTGGTCGATAGAGGATTGAGAAGGACAGATTCAAAGATGTGTGCCTCTATAGTCGTGACGACACTGAAGAGGTTCAAGAGGGTGAAGTGTGGTGGTGGGCGATGACGTTGGAGACTCATAAAGGATAGAGAGGAAGATGGGTTGAGACTCGAGAGAGATTCGAAGGTTGAGAGAGAGCGGAGAGTCTGTGGTATGTGAGGAATTAAGGTGAGAGAGAGTAAAGTTTTTAACGAATGGTTAAGATTCAATATCAACCAAATTCAAAAGCTATTATtaattctatatatatatataattatattaaaatagTTATCGGTTCGGTTCGTGATTACCGAATGAAGGCATCGTGCTGAACAGtttcaaaccttatgttagAGACTTTTCAATTTGGTTTCGGGACTTTCTTTGTTTGGTTCAATTTGATTCGGTTTGAGAAATTCCGattttttttccacccctaTCAAAAGTTATCGGTGAGAAAAATGCACCCGTTTCATATTATGGCTTTTTCCatggatgaggatcctctccggatcctctttatgaGGATTATATGGATCCTCATATCctaaccgttcatcgtatatcgtgcggttaaTTTTCGTTAattactatttatgtttaattttaaataataacattcaaatgatttctaaccgcacaatatacgatcAGAAAGTTCGGATCGGTCATAGTATTGGGTTTTGGAACTTCAACTTGGGATAAGATCAGTTTCCATATTCCACACTGCCCAATTTCCCAGCAAAGCTTTCCCGTCATCGCTCATCCTCTCCACCCCCTCTCTCTGCTCATTTATTTATCGACGATCAGATCAATTTTCGTCACAAAAAATCACACGATGCAGCAGCAGCCGAGCCCAGAAGTAAACGCGAATCAACGGATTGCTAGAATTTCCGCCCATTTGGACCCACCAAATCTCCAGATGGAGAACGCTGCCACTGTTAGCCGCTTGAATTGCCGCGCCAAGGGTGGCGCCGCTGGTTTCAAAGTAGCCATACTTGGAGCAGCCGGCGGCATAGGCCAGCCTCTCGCCTTGTTAATGAAGATGAACCCCTTGGTCTCCGTTCTCCACCTATACGACGTCGTCAACACCCCCGGCGTCACCTCCGATATCAGCCACATGGACACCGGCGCCGTAGTAAGCTCCAAAACCCCAAACCCCAAATCCCAAATTCGTTGATtcattcatttcaattttcaaatttctaaatttGCAAAATTGGTTTATTGGGTTTTGTAGGTGCGCGGGTTTTTGGGGCAGCAGCAGCTGGAGGAAGCGCTGACCGGAATGGAGCTGGTGATCATTCCGGCCGGTGTGCCCCGAAAACCCGGAATGACAAGGGACGatttgttcaacatcaatgccggAATCGTCAAGACGATCAGTGAAGCAATCGCCAGGTGCTGTCCGTATGCCATTGTTAACGTGATTAGCAACCCTGTGAACTCCACAGTTCCCATTGCTGctgaagttttcaaaaaagcTGGTACCTTTGATCCTAAGAAACTATTGGGAGTCACCATGCTTGATGTTGTTAGAGCCAATACTTTTGTGGTATGCATTTAGTAACTTGATTATTATGTTTTATTGCTACCCAATTGCACATTTTGGCTATAGATTATGAAATTGTTATATGATTGCAGGCAGAGGTTCTGGGTCTTGATCCTAGGGACATCGACGTCCCCGTTGTTGGGGGTCATGCAGGGGTTACAATTTTGCCTCTTCTGTCTCAGGTTAGGACACCTTGTTTTCAGATGTTTCAGCTGTGTGTGTGATTGGGCAGAGAGTTTATTTAAATTCATTGTCGTTATTGCTTTATGCAGGTTAAACCTCCATGCTCTTTCACCCCAAAAGAAGTTGATTACCTAACAGATCGCATTCAGAATGGTGGCACTGAGGTGGTTGAGGTGGGTAACAAAATTCTTATTTTCTTGATTGGCTGCTATTTACATATGGAGACTATATGCTTTACTTTTAGTGAGTGCAAATCctacaatttattttaatttaatgcaGAAAGGtagtttgataattatttgacAGAACAAATGTGGGAAAGTCTGTTTACAGCTTCAACACCTTGTAGACTGTAGATTGGAAGAATTATAAGTTCTGAATAGTATGTTAAGGCTGATACCCTGACAAAGTACCGTAGAAGGTGTTAAGAGGGTACAACAATCGAATTAAATGGTGGCTATAAAGCACGAAGGTTTTGTACAATTGATGGAGTATCTAAGCAATAGTTGTGGACTCCCTTTCTATTTGCAGCAACTTTCTTTGTGGTCATCGTGAATAGTTGCAGATTTGGGCATGCAAAAGACATGATAACAATTAACAGGGTGGGATAAAGGTACTTTAGTATCATGGACTAGCTCATGTCAAAGATTTTCTTATTAGGATTCAAAAATTGCTCTTGTAAATGAAAGCAGATGGTATTGAGAGCTTTTCCCATTCCCTCAGTGTTTGCACAGACTCCTTAAGTGGTTATCAGGTCTTATGCAAGAGGTTTAGTAGTCATAGCATTGTCTTCTGGTTCATATACCAACCTGGTTTCCTGTCTTTAGGCTACCACTCTCTGGCTCAGTGCTATCATGTTTTTAACACTATGCTTAGTCTCATCTCATCTTTTAGAAGAGTGAAGTCTCCTCTATTTTGTGATTGGAAATTAAAAAACAGTGCCTTGCTTCAAAACCTTTTGCATTTTCGTGCCACCATAATTTTATTGATACTCAAGAGTGCTAGTTTACCAGGCAATCTTTACATGTTTTTCAGGCAAAAGCTGGAGCTGGTTCTGCAACATTATCAATGGTTGGTAGTTTCTGAAGTTttactttttcttaatttatttttgtttctgttATTGCAGTTGTATTTACagtaactgaaaaaaaatgcagGCATATGCTGCTGTTAAATTTGCAGACGCATGCCTCCGTGGCTTGCGAGGAGATGCTGGGGTTGTCGAATGTGCATTTTTGGCTTCTCAGGCATGTTACTAGTATTTTATGTCATAAACTGGTCTTTCTTGTCTTCGACCTAACAAGGAATGCATGCCTAGTGTAGGTGACTGAACTTCCCTTCTTTGCATCCAAGGTGCGGCTTGGCCGTACCGGAGCCGAGGAAATCTACCCTCTTGGCCCCCTGAATGAGTATGAGAGGTCCGTAATCTTACCTGTTTTGAAGCCATGCAGTTGACTCAATCTATACGAAAAGTTTTACATTTTTCCGTGTTTGCAAAACAGGGCTGGCTTGGagaaggcaaagaaagaacTAGCAGCAAGCATTCAGAAGGGGGTTTCTTTCGTCAGAAAATGAAGAGGTTGTGTTTACTACTTTACGTTGGAGGTGAAGCCGTTTTAGAATTTAGATGGTCCCTTGATACCCTTTCTCAACATCACATTGATAGAAAATAAACGGTAGGTAATCGATCTATCAAATGCAAACTAAGACGCTCTCCACAACTCCTTGATTTAGAGCATCACATGTAGGTTTCTAAGTTGTGTCATATGGCTTGTATGGTACTCGAACATGTTCCTCAAAGATAAAACGTGTGTTGAGGCAGCgattgattttctttaattcatttataTCCACCCAAGATCAAAGTGAAATGAAATGTTTGTTGCAACGAAGCGAAAAGGAAAATGAAACTTGTTTTTGGTTCTCGCCTTGGGTTCAGATTCGACTTTGTATAGAAGCTTGGGCTTCAATGGGTGGTTCGCGACTGTAACAACTTCGAGCTTCGGTAAGATAATGCTGATTAATTTCAGCTAAGTAGAATTAATGAAGTGCATATTGCGTTCGCTAATTGAATTCACTCTCTGCATGGGATTCGTAGTTCAAGTGGTTTCCAACCCGAGTCCAAGGGTAGCCCAACTTTGAACATACATGGGCTAATGGGCCTGTTCTTTTCAAACACCTCCTCTGATACTATAAAGAGAATGCGTACAATTATTCCAAGAGTTAGGGGTGTCAATTCGTGCTCACGGGTCAAGTTCTGGTTGACATGAATTCGACACGAACAAATTAGGGTCAGCTTAAACATGACACACTTGTTGCTCtggtcgtttttttttttcagacccGAACACGACGATCATTAAACATGTTTATCGACAGTGACACGATTAACCGGTTTAGTATTTAAAGTTACAAACATATTCATAAACTTTAATGTTTACATCAAATGAACGGGTTAAACTTGCCACTTCACCTTCAGTTAAGATGTACTATCTCGTGTTGTATGGTTTACATGAATCGTACATTACGTAAACGTGTTGAAGCGTATTAGTTTCCAAGTGGATTGACCCAAAAACACACACTGCATCAACAACACGATCATGACACAAGCATGCTTATGGCCAATTTGAACTCGTTAATTTCGTGTCGATTTCTTTTTGGGTTGTCTTGTGTCTAATAAATATGGAGTTCAAAACAAGATATGAACTCAACAAAAATTTTAGAAGTGGGATCATAAGACTAAGCCAGACTGTTGGTTAGGGCCTTGTCCCATTTAGTGTTGGTCGATGCATAGGTCCAGTTAACAGTTATTTTGGTGATCATCTGATTCAGATGAGGAACCAAATTTTGGACATCCTCGACCAAAAGTCTAAAACAATCTTATAGtgttttccaattttttgaTACAAACCATATACGATATTGAGCAAGGATTCATATTCGAGTCCTTAGATGTCcaataattattatattttttttaagtttgtgATAAAATCGAAATTTTAAAGAATTGTAATATCCTAAATCTTAAAATTTGTTCAATCATATTGCATTCAGTCCTTTTACTTATTTGATATATCTATATCAtagattttttttgtcaataattATCTATATCACAACTAAATCGTTTTTAGCTATCTATATTATAGATATTTTTTGCTTATAATCTAACTCTTCAAAATTAGTTgtactcaattttattttaaatatgttTCGATTGAAAATTTTTGTAATCCTTATTATAATAAGTATGTTACAATTAGACTCAATTTAAAAAACAGCTTAGATTTTTGGACGATATAACTTTTacccctaaccacacaaatttaaccataaGTAACCGGTCTTTCTCAAATGAGGacaaatatgtgtttattttacTCAAAATTTGTGCCTTAAGTAGTTGAATGGTACGATGGTTAAATGTCTTTATCAAAATTATACTTCCTTTTAGATATTTTGCGACAAAATTAGGATGCTTCCTTCACTTTGAATAATCATtttaagaaggaaaaaaaaaatgaaaaccattaaaataatatcaaaacagaaaatgatATCATTTCGTTTTCTCTTTTTACACATCCGTTTTATTTCTGAccataaatttaaataaattaaattaaaacaacaAACATAATTCAACATGAATTTGTAAGAGAATAACAAATCCGTGTGATAATCATTTACCTATCGAAACTGACAAATGCTTAAAAGTTTAATAACATACAAAACCATGCCCATTTAACCAAATAGAAAACAAGACAATGAAAATTACTAGTGGGAAAGCGGGATGTTCTGGTGTGTGTTGGTTGGTGGATGCATAAGGAACATAGTAAGATAGGATAACAATATACCACCAATTCAGCAAtcagcatgcatgcatgcatgaatgTACTTGAATTTTGAACATTTTTGACCCCCCGGACGGACTGATAGggcaaaaatatggtagtggtaGTGGTAGATCCAAAGATTGGTTCAACAATTAATTATTAAAGTAGGAACTGCCCTTTTCTCAATTCTCAATTTCGTTACCCTACCAAACCCCCTGTCTGTATGTGTCGGCATCCGTGGAAAACATCCATCAAATTGTTGTCATTTTAGGACAGTGATCACTTTCAATTCACTAGCAAATATCACAACATTTTAACATGCATGCACTATGGATCAATCAAGTTGTGTGTCAAGGTGAATTGATATACACTCCATCCTATTGAACGTGGGGTTGCCCTATTAATACGAGAGTTTATGGCGTTTTAATTCACTTTGTATGAGGATAATGAATTATTCACCCATTAATAACTTGAATATTCTGG encodes the following:
- the LOC126613768 gene encoding malate dehydrogenase, glyoxysomal-like, producing MQQQPSPEVNANQRIARISAHLDPPNLQMENAATVSRLNCRAKGGAAGFKVAILGAAGGIGQPLALLMKMNPLVSVLHLYDVVNTPGVTSDISHMDTGAVVRGFLGQQQLEEALTGMELVIIPAGVPRKPGMTRDDLFNINAGIVKTISEAIARCCPYAIVNVISNPVNSTVPIAAEVFKKAGTFDPKKLLGVTMLDVVRANTFVAEVLGLDPRDIDVPVVGGHAGVTILPLLSQVKPPCSFTPKEVDYLTDRIQNGGTEVVEAKAGAGSATLSMAYAAVKFADACLRGLRGDAGVVECAFLASQVTELPFFASKVRLGRTGAEEIYPLGPLNEYERAGLEKAKKELAASIQKGVSFVRK